One window from the genome of Hippocampus zosterae strain Florida chromosome 7, ASM2543408v3, whole genome shotgun sequence encodes:
- the LOC127604995 gene encoding sodium bicarbonate cotransporter 3-like isoform X6 has product MDESSEQTRPFLRTGLDEEAIVDHGKSSFTIQTNYEKDELESHRAVYVGVHVPFGRENKRRHRHRGHRHHRKRRDKDSDDGKEDDRDSSPYDTPSQRVQFILGTEDDDLEHVPHDLFTELDELSFRDGRATEWRETARWLKFEEDVEDGGERWSKPYVATLSLHSLFELRSCILNGTVMLDMRANSIEEIADMVIDSMVASGQLKEDLRAKVREAMLKKHHHQNERKLSNRIPLVRSIADIGKKHSDPLLLERNGEGLSSSRLSLHKPGAASSASNLPPRQESRVSILLNHLLPSSSSNTGRPPGPSPLATPQSTPASFRRGSPSPPRNHGAGFGPYSIPEVVVSPPKDDEPLKSPEDDSAVPEFSRQSSCASQGSEQLPLEGPLVHLNSVPNYLDSEKAVERRPSKVGVSRESSSVDFSKVDMNFMKKIPPGAEASNVLVGEVDFLEKPIIAFVRLSPAVLITGLTEVPVPTRFLFLLLGPHGKGPQYHEIGRSMATLMTDEIFHDVAYKAKDRTDLLSGIDEFLDQVTVLPPGEWDPTIRIEPPKNVPSQLKRKRPSHPNGTASPAGELEMGDDHQVGPELQRTGRICGGLILDIKRKAPFYWSDIRDSFSLQCLASILFLYCACMSPVITFGGLLGEATKGNISAIESLFGASLTGVAYSLFAGQPLTILGSTGPVLVFEKILFKFCADYGLSYLSLRTSIGLWTAFLCLVLVATDASSLVCYITRFTEEAFAALICIIFIYEALEKLFHLGEHYPVNSHNVLDNLTSYSCQCSEPANASAQLLLKWNQTGYSADSIPWSSFNVSMCKMLNGEFVGTACGNHGPYIPDVLFWSIILFFTTFFLSSFLKQFKTERYFPTKVRSTISDFAVFITIMIMVLVDYLMGIPSPKLNVPDRFEVGGFIIFLYVYIIDANDLLPSRSLPLFQAVQTKSGTLLPSFPAQPTSKNRGWLMDPLGENPWWTLLVAALPALLCTILIFMDQQITAVIINRKEHKLKKGCGYHLDLLVVSFMLGVCSIMGLPWFVAATVLSISHVNSLKVESGCSAPGEQPKFLGIREQRVTGFMIFVLMGCSVFMTSALKFIPMPVLYGVFLYMGVSSLKGIQFFDRIKLFGMPAKHQPDLIYLRYVPLWKVHIFTLVQLTCLVLLWVIKASAAAVVFPMMVLALVFIRKLLDFFFSNRELSWLDDLMPESKKKKEDDKKKKARAKLEAESRLQDEELGLPVSYESSNLLNIPEKTLSGSREKAACVRVDISPETPGESSNAETFL; this is encoded by the exons ggtCTAGATGAGGAGGCAATCGTTGACCACGGAAAGAGCAGCTTCACTATTCAGACAAACTACGAAAAGGACGAATTAGAAA gccACCGAGCTGTGTACGTGGGCGTTCACGTTCCCTTTGGAAGAGAAAACAAGCGGAGGCATCGTCACCGAGGACACAGGCACCACAGAAAGAGAAGGGATAAAGATTCGGATGACGGAAAGGAGGATGACAGGGACTCGTCCCCCTACG ACACTCCATCCCAGCGGGTCCAATTCATTCTGGGCACAGAGGACGATGACTTGGAGCATGTTCCCCACGACCTCTTCACCGAGTTGGATGAGCTCTCCTTCCGAGATGGCAGAGCCACTGAATGGAGGGAAACTGCCAG GTGGCTGAAGTTTGAAGAGGATGTGGAAGATGGCGGGGAAAGGTGGAGCAAGCCGTACGTGGCTACGTTGTCACTGCACAGTTTATTTGAACTGCGGAGCTGCATCCTCAATGGCACTGTCATGCTGGATATGAGGGCCAACAGTATAGAGGAAATTGCAG ACATGGTGATCGACAGCATGGTGGCGTCGGGCCAGCTCAAGGAGGACCTGCGGGCGAAGGTGCGTGAGGCCATGCTGAAGAAGCACCACCATCAGAACGAGCGAAAGCTCAGTAACCGCATCCCTTTGGTGCGCTCCATTGCTGACATAGGCAAGAAACATTCTGACCCTCTCTTGCTTGAAAGAAACG GAGAGGGCCTTTCCTCTTCACGTCTCTCCCTCCACAAGCCAGGAGCGGCCTCTTCTGCCTCCAACCTGCCGCCGAGACAAGAATCCCGCGTTTCCATCCTACTCAACCACCTCCTCccatcctcttcctccaacaCGGGGCGCCCCCCAGGTCCTTCTCCCCTCGCCACCCCTCAGAGCACCCCCGCGTCCTTTCGGCGTGGCTCCCCGAGCCCCCCGCGCAACCACGGCGCCGGCTTTGGCCCTTATAGCATCCCAGAAGTGGTGGTGTCTCCGCCCAAGGATGACGAGCCGCTTAAGTCGCCAGAGGACGACTCGGCCGTCCCCGAGTTCAGCCGGCAATCCTCCTGTGCATCCCAGGGATCCGAGCAGCTGCCCTTAGAAG GACCACTCGTTCATCTGAACTCCGTCCCGAATTACCTGGACAGTGAAAAGGCAGTGGAGAGGCGGCCTTCCAAAGTAGGGGTCAGTAGAGAAAGCAGCAGTGTCGACTTCAGCAAG GTGGATATGAATTTCATGAAGAAGATTCCCCCGGGCGCCGAAGCTTCCAATGTGTTGGTGGGAGAAGTGGATTTCTTGGAGAAACCCATCATCGCCTTTGTTCGACTCTCCCCTGCGGTTCTGATCACTGGCCTCACTGAGGTTCCCGTTCCCACAAG GTTCCTGTTCCTGCTTTTGGGTCCTCACGGGAAGGGTCCTCAATACCATGAGATTGGCAGATCGATGGCCACTCTGATGACAGATGAG ATTTTCCATGACGTGGCATACAAGGCCAAAGATCGAACGGATCTCCTATCTGGGATCGATGAGTTCCTTGATCAGGTGACGGTCCTCCCTCCTGGAGAGTGGGACCCCACGATCCGGATTGAGCCCCCTAAAAACGTCCCGTCCCAG CTAAAGAGGAAGAGGCCATCGCATCCAAATGGCACGGCATCCCCAGCGGGAGAACTGGAAATGGGAGACGACCACCAAGTGGGACCAGAGCTGCAGAGGACCGGAAG GATATGCGGCGGTCTGATCCTGGACATCAAGCGGAAGGCCCCCTTTTACTGGAGCGACATCAGAGACTCCTTTAGCTTGCAGTGTCTAGCCTCCATTCTCTTCCTTTATTGTGCCTGCATGTCTCCCGTCATTACGTTCGGAGGTCTGCTTGGGGAGGCCACCAAAGGCAACATC AGTGCCATAGAGTCTCTTTTTGGGGCGTCATTGACTGGAGTTGCGTATTCCCTCTTTGCCGGTCAACCTCTAACTATCCTTGGCAGCACAGGACCTGTTTTAGTGTTTGAGAAGATCCTCTTTAAGTTCTGCGC CGACTACGGACTGTCCTACCTGTCGTTGCGAACAAGCATTGGTCTGTGGACTGCCTTCCTGTGTCTGGTCCTGGTTGCTACGGACGCGAGCTCCCTGGTCTGCTATATCACCCGATTCACCGAGGAAGCTTTTGCCGCACTCATCTGCATCATCTTTATCTACGAGGCGCTTGAAAAGCTCTTCCACCTCGGAGAGCATTACCCTGTCAACAGCCACAACGTCCTGGATAACCTCACATCATATTC GTGTCAGTGCTCTGAGCCAGCGAATGCCTCCGCTCAGCTCCTGCTGAAATGGAACCAGACGGGTTACAGTGCAGACTCCATACCGTGGAGTAGCTTCAATGTTTCG ATGTGTAAAATGCTCAACGGGGAGTTTGTTGGCACAGCCTGCGGTAACCATGGACCCTACATCCCAGATGTTCTCTTCTGGTCCATCATTCTCTTCTTCACCACCTTTTTCTTGTCCTCTTTCCTCAAGCAGTTCAAAACGGAGCGGTACTTCCCCaccaag gtgCGATCCACAATCAGTGACTTTGCTGTCTTCATAACTATCATGATTATGGTCTTGGTGGACTACTTAATGGGGATCCCTTCACCGAAACTAAACGTCCCTGATCGGTTTGAGGTAGgcggatttattatttttttgtatgtatatatcattGATGCAAATGATCTTCTTCCGAGTAGAAGTTTACCACTTTTCCAGGCTGTCCAAACTAAATCTGGCACACTTTTGCCATCTTTCCCCGCACAGCCTACTTCAAAGAACAGAGGCTGGCTGATGGACCCATTAGGCGAAAACCCCTGGTGGACGCTGTTGGTGGCAGCGCTTCCTGCCCTGTTGTGCACAATTCTCATCTTTATGGATCAGCAGATCACAGCTGTCATCATCAACCGCAAGGAGCACAAGCTCAAG AAAGGCTGTGGCTATCACCTGGACTTGCTGGTGGTGTCATTCATGCTTGGCGTGTGCTCCATAATGGGCCTGCCCTGGTTCGTGGCGGCCACCGTCCTCTCCATTTCGCACGTGAACAGCCTCAAGGTGGAATCTGGTTGCTCCGCTCCCGGAGAGCAGCCCAAGTTCCTCGGCATCCGGGAGCAGCGCGTCACCGGCTTCATGATCTTTGTCCTCATGGGCTGTTCGGTTTTCATGACATCTGCGCTCAAG TTCATTCCAATGCCAGTGCTGTACGGAGTCTTCCTCTACATGGGGGTCTCCTCTCTGAAAGGCATCCAA TTCTTTGACAGAATCAAGCTGTTTGGCATGCCTGCCAAACATCAGCCTGATCTTATTTACTTGCGCTACGTGCCGCTGTGGAAAGTCCATATCTTCACCCTGGTACAGCTCACCTGCCTGGTACTGCTCTGGGTCATCAAGGCCTCTGCTGCAGCCGTGGTTTTCCCCATGATG gttCTTGCACTGGTCTTTATCCGGAAGCTTCTTGACTTCTTCTTCAGTAACAGAGAGCTGAGCTGGCTCGACGACTTGATGCCAgagagcaagaagaaaaaagaggacgacaaaaaaaagaaagcgcggGCAAAGCTG gaAGCAGAGTCTCGATTGCAGGACGAAGAACTAGGACTGCCGGTCAGCTACGAGAGCTCCAACCTGCTCAACATCCCAGAAAAGACCCTCTCAGGGAG CCGGGAGAAGGCGGCCTGCGTTAGAGTGGACATAAGCCCGGAAACACCAGGAGAAAGTTCCAATGCGGAGACCTTCTTGTGA
- the LOC127604995 gene encoding sodium bicarbonate cotransporter 3-like isoform X7 codes for MDESSEQTRPFLRTGLDEEAIVDHGKSSFTIQTNYEKDELESHRAVYVGVHVPFGRENKRRHRHRGHRHHRKRRDKDSDDGKEDDRDSSPYDTPSQRVQFILGTEDDDLEHVPHDLFTELDELSFRDGRATEWRETARWLKFEEDVEDGGERWSKPYVATLSLHSLFELRSCILNGTVMLDMRANSIEEIADMVIDSMVASGQLKEDLRAKVREAMLKKHHHQNERKLSNRIPLVRSIADIGKKHSDPLLLERNGEGLSSSRLSLHKPGAASSASNLPPRQESRVSILLNHLLPSSSSNTGRPPGPSPLATPQSTPASFRRGSPSPPRNHGAGFGPYSIPEVVVSPPKDDEPLKSPEDDSAVPEFSRQSSCASQGSEQLPLEGPLVHLNSVPNYLDSEKAVERRPSKVGVSRESSSVDFSKVDMNFMKKIPPGAEASNVLVGEVDFLEKPIIAFVRLSPAVLITGLTEVPVPTRFLFLLLGPHGKGPQYHEIGRSMATLMTDEIFHDVAYKAKDRTDLLSGIDEFLDQVTVLPPGEWDPTIRIEPPKNVPSQLKRKRPSHPNGTASPAGELEMGDDHQVGPELQRTGRICGGLILDIKRKAPFYWSDIRDSFSLQCLASILFLYCACMSPVITFGGLLGEATKGNISAIESLFGASLTGVAYSLFAGQPLTILGSTGPVLVFEKILFKFCADYGLSYLSLRTSIGLWTAFLCLVLVATDASSLVCYITRFTEEAFAALICIIFIYEALEKLFHLGEHYPVNSHNVLDNLTSYSCQCSEPANASAQLLLKWNQTGYSADSIPWSSFNVSMCKMLNGEFVGTACGNHGPYIPDVLFWSIILFFTTFFLSSFLKQFKTERYFPTKVRSTISDFAVFITIMIMVLVDYLMGIPSPKLNVPDRFEVGGFIIFLYVYIIDANDLLPSRSLPLFQAVQTKSGTLLPSFPAQPTSKNRGWLMDPLGENPWWTLLVAALPALLCTILIFMDQQITAVIINRKEHKLKKGCGYHLDLLVVSFMLGVCSIMGLPWFVAATVLSISHVNSLKVESGCSAPGEQPKFLGIREQRVTGFMIFVLMGCSVFMTSALKFIPMPVLYGVFLYMGVSSLKGIQFFDRIKLFGMPAKHQPDLIYLRYVPLWKVHIFTLVQLTCLVLLWVIKASAAAVVFPMMVLALVFIRKLLDFFFSNRELSWLDDLMPESKKKKEDDKKKKARAKLEAESRLQDEELGLPVSYESSNLLNIPEKTLSGRSYRIGVVADDSLRQEEEPGEGGLR; via the exons ggtCTAGATGAGGAGGCAATCGTTGACCACGGAAAGAGCAGCTTCACTATTCAGACAAACTACGAAAAGGACGAATTAGAAA gccACCGAGCTGTGTACGTGGGCGTTCACGTTCCCTTTGGAAGAGAAAACAAGCGGAGGCATCGTCACCGAGGACACAGGCACCACAGAAAGAGAAGGGATAAAGATTCGGATGACGGAAAGGAGGATGACAGGGACTCGTCCCCCTACG ACACTCCATCCCAGCGGGTCCAATTCATTCTGGGCACAGAGGACGATGACTTGGAGCATGTTCCCCACGACCTCTTCACCGAGTTGGATGAGCTCTCCTTCCGAGATGGCAGAGCCACTGAATGGAGGGAAACTGCCAG GTGGCTGAAGTTTGAAGAGGATGTGGAAGATGGCGGGGAAAGGTGGAGCAAGCCGTACGTGGCTACGTTGTCACTGCACAGTTTATTTGAACTGCGGAGCTGCATCCTCAATGGCACTGTCATGCTGGATATGAGGGCCAACAGTATAGAGGAAATTGCAG ACATGGTGATCGACAGCATGGTGGCGTCGGGCCAGCTCAAGGAGGACCTGCGGGCGAAGGTGCGTGAGGCCATGCTGAAGAAGCACCACCATCAGAACGAGCGAAAGCTCAGTAACCGCATCCCTTTGGTGCGCTCCATTGCTGACATAGGCAAGAAACATTCTGACCCTCTCTTGCTTGAAAGAAACG GAGAGGGCCTTTCCTCTTCACGTCTCTCCCTCCACAAGCCAGGAGCGGCCTCTTCTGCCTCCAACCTGCCGCCGAGACAAGAATCCCGCGTTTCCATCCTACTCAACCACCTCCTCccatcctcttcctccaacaCGGGGCGCCCCCCAGGTCCTTCTCCCCTCGCCACCCCTCAGAGCACCCCCGCGTCCTTTCGGCGTGGCTCCCCGAGCCCCCCGCGCAACCACGGCGCCGGCTTTGGCCCTTATAGCATCCCAGAAGTGGTGGTGTCTCCGCCCAAGGATGACGAGCCGCTTAAGTCGCCAGAGGACGACTCGGCCGTCCCCGAGTTCAGCCGGCAATCCTCCTGTGCATCCCAGGGATCCGAGCAGCTGCCCTTAGAAG GACCACTCGTTCATCTGAACTCCGTCCCGAATTACCTGGACAGTGAAAAGGCAGTGGAGAGGCGGCCTTCCAAAGTAGGGGTCAGTAGAGAAAGCAGCAGTGTCGACTTCAGCAAG GTGGATATGAATTTCATGAAGAAGATTCCCCCGGGCGCCGAAGCTTCCAATGTGTTGGTGGGAGAAGTGGATTTCTTGGAGAAACCCATCATCGCCTTTGTTCGACTCTCCCCTGCGGTTCTGATCACTGGCCTCACTGAGGTTCCCGTTCCCACAAG GTTCCTGTTCCTGCTTTTGGGTCCTCACGGGAAGGGTCCTCAATACCATGAGATTGGCAGATCGATGGCCACTCTGATGACAGATGAG ATTTTCCATGACGTGGCATACAAGGCCAAAGATCGAACGGATCTCCTATCTGGGATCGATGAGTTCCTTGATCAGGTGACGGTCCTCCCTCCTGGAGAGTGGGACCCCACGATCCGGATTGAGCCCCCTAAAAACGTCCCGTCCCAG CTAAAGAGGAAGAGGCCATCGCATCCAAATGGCACGGCATCCCCAGCGGGAGAACTGGAAATGGGAGACGACCACCAAGTGGGACCAGAGCTGCAGAGGACCGGAAG GATATGCGGCGGTCTGATCCTGGACATCAAGCGGAAGGCCCCCTTTTACTGGAGCGACATCAGAGACTCCTTTAGCTTGCAGTGTCTAGCCTCCATTCTCTTCCTTTATTGTGCCTGCATGTCTCCCGTCATTACGTTCGGAGGTCTGCTTGGGGAGGCCACCAAAGGCAACATC AGTGCCATAGAGTCTCTTTTTGGGGCGTCATTGACTGGAGTTGCGTATTCCCTCTTTGCCGGTCAACCTCTAACTATCCTTGGCAGCACAGGACCTGTTTTAGTGTTTGAGAAGATCCTCTTTAAGTTCTGCGC CGACTACGGACTGTCCTACCTGTCGTTGCGAACAAGCATTGGTCTGTGGACTGCCTTCCTGTGTCTGGTCCTGGTTGCTACGGACGCGAGCTCCCTGGTCTGCTATATCACCCGATTCACCGAGGAAGCTTTTGCCGCACTCATCTGCATCATCTTTATCTACGAGGCGCTTGAAAAGCTCTTCCACCTCGGAGAGCATTACCCTGTCAACAGCCACAACGTCCTGGATAACCTCACATCATATTC GTGTCAGTGCTCTGAGCCAGCGAATGCCTCCGCTCAGCTCCTGCTGAAATGGAACCAGACGGGTTACAGTGCAGACTCCATACCGTGGAGTAGCTTCAATGTTTCG ATGTGTAAAATGCTCAACGGGGAGTTTGTTGGCACAGCCTGCGGTAACCATGGACCCTACATCCCAGATGTTCTCTTCTGGTCCATCATTCTCTTCTTCACCACCTTTTTCTTGTCCTCTTTCCTCAAGCAGTTCAAAACGGAGCGGTACTTCCCCaccaag gtgCGATCCACAATCAGTGACTTTGCTGTCTTCATAACTATCATGATTATGGTCTTGGTGGACTACTTAATGGGGATCCCTTCACCGAAACTAAACGTCCCTGATCGGTTTGAGGTAGgcggatttattatttttttgtatgtatatatcattGATGCAAATGATCTTCTTCCGAGTAGAAGTTTACCACTTTTCCAGGCTGTCCAAACTAAATCTGGCACACTTTTGCCATCTTTCCCCGCACAGCCTACTTCAAAGAACAGAGGCTGGCTGATGGACCCATTAGGCGAAAACCCCTGGTGGACGCTGTTGGTGGCAGCGCTTCCTGCCCTGTTGTGCACAATTCTCATCTTTATGGATCAGCAGATCACAGCTGTCATCATCAACCGCAAGGAGCACAAGCTCAAG AAAGGCTGTGGCTATCACCTGGACTTGCTGGTGGTGTCATTCATGCTTGGCGTGTGCTCCATAATGGGCCTGCCCTGGTTCGTGGCGGCCACCGTCCTCTCCATTTCGCACGTGAACAGCCTCAAGGTGGAATCTGGTTGCTCCGCTCCCGGAGAGCAGCCCAAGTTCCTCGGCATCCGGGAGCAGCGCGTCACCGGCTTCATGATCTTTGTCCTCATGGGCTGTTCGGTTTTCATGACATCTGCGCTCAAG TTCATTCCAATGCCAGTGCTGTACGGAGTCTTCCTCTACATGGGGGTCTCCTCTCTGAAAGGCATCCAA TTCTTTGACAGAATCAAGCTGTTTGGCATGCCTGCCAAACATCAGCCTGATCTTATTTACTTGCGCTACGTGCCGCTGTGGAAAGTCCATATCTTCACCCTGGTACAGCTCACCTGCCTGGTACTGCTCTGGGTCATCAAGGCCTCTGCTGCAGCCGTGGTTTTCCCCATGATG gttCTTGCACTGGTCTTTATCCGGAAGCTTCTTGACTTCTTCTTCAGTAACAGAGAGCTGAGCTGGCTCGACGACTTGATGCCAgagagcaagaagaaaaaagaggacgacaaaaaaaagaaagcgcggGCAAAGCTG gaAGCAGAGTCTCGATTGCAGGACGAAGAACTAGGACTGCCGGTCAGCTACGAGAGCTCCAACCTGCTCAACATCCCAGAAAAGACCCTCTCAGGGAG ATCATACAGAATAGGAGTAGTCGCAGACGACAGCCTCCGGCAGGAAGAAGAG CCGGGAGAAGGCGGCCTGCGTTAG